A single window of Neisseria sp. KEM232 DNA harbors:
- the metZ gene encoding O-succinylhomoserine sulfhydrylase, whose translation MEKSLHPQTLAIRGAKEQTHFNEHNQALFLTSSFMFDSAADGAALFKGEKQGYTYSRTANPTTAAFARRIALLEEGEAAVATATGMAAINAAILTFLSAGDHLICSRSLFGTTMGLLTNHIARFGIEISFVPQTDPAAWQEAVRPNTKMLFLETPSNPLNEVADLEKLAAIAKAAGALLVVDNTFLTPVLQQPLKFGADLSVHSATKAIDGHGRVQGGVVVGRKELMQQVQTYMNACGMSMSPFHAWVLLSGVETLPLRIAQQCANADKIAAWLRDQPQITRVFHSGFADHPQADLVEKQQKAGGIVLAFEVKGGQEAAWKLLDNVQIFSKTANLGDVHSTITHPWTTTHGRMSPEAKLEAGITDGLLRLSVGLEDAGDLIADLEQAMNR comes from the coding sequence ATGGAAAAATCCCTCCACCCGCAAACCCTCGCCATCCGCGGCGCGAAAGAGCAAACCCATTTCAACGAACACAACCAAGCGCTTTTCCTTACCAGCAGCTTTATGTTCGACAGCGCCGCCGACGGCGCCGCCCTTTTCAAAGGCGAAAAACAGGGCTACACCTACAGCCGCACCGCCAACCCCACCACTGCCGCCTTCGCCCGCCGCATCGCTCTGCTCGAAGAGGGCGAAGCCGCCGTCGCCACCGCCACCGGCATGGCCGCCATCAACGCCGCCATCCTCACTTTCCTCAGCGCGGGCGACCACCTGATATGCAGCCGCAGCCTGTTCGGCACCACCATGGGTCTGCTCACCAACCACATCGCCCGCTTCGGCATCGAAATCAGCTTCGTGCCGCAAACCGATCCCGCCGCCTGGCAGGAAGCCGTGCGTCCCAACACCAAAATGCTCTTTTTGGAAACCCCGTCCAACCCGCTCAACGAAGTGGCCGACCTCGAAAAACTCGCCGCGATCGCCAAAGCGGCGGGTGCGCTTTTGGTGGTGGACAATACCTTCCTCACCCCCGTTTTGCAGCAGCCCTTAAAATTCGGCGCGGACTTGTCCGTGCACTCGGCCACCAAAGCCATCGACGGCCACGGCCGCGTGCAGGGCGGCGTTGTTGTCGGCCGCAAAGAGCTGATGCAGCAGGTGCAGACGTATATGAACGCCTGCGGCATGTCCATGTCGCCCTTTCATGCCTGGGTGCTGCTCAGCGGCGTGGAAACCCTGCCGCTGCGTATCGCGCAGCAGTGTGCCAACGCCGACAAAATCGCCGCCTGGCTGCGCGATCAGCCGCAAATCACGCGCGTTTTCCACTCCGGTTTCGCCGACCACCCGCAGGCGGATTTGGTGGAAAAACAGCAAAAAGCGGGCGGCATCGTGCTGGCGTTTGAAGTGAAGGGCGGGCAGGAGGCAGCATGGAAGCTGCTTGACAATGTGCAAATCTTCTCCAAAACCGCCAACCTCGGCGACGTGCACTCCACCATCACCCACCCGTGGACAACCACCCACGGCCGCATGAGCCCCGAAGCCAAACTGGAAGCGGGCATCACCGACGGCCTGCTGCGCCTCTCCGTCGGCCTCGAAGACGCCGGCGACCTGATTGCCGACCTCGAACAGGCGATGAACCGCTAA
- the lolD gene encoding lipoprotein-releasing ABC transporter ATP-binding protein LolD, giving the protein MNNPVLACEAVCKSYNDGVLDVQVLDNLDLQVDKGQSISIIGSSGSGKSTLLHILGGLDKPTSGRVSLLGNDLAQMSQKDLSALRNRRLGFVYQFHHLLPEFSALENVMMPLLIGKTPKDEARSRALAMLEKAELKERVQHRPGELSGGERQRAAIARALVTEPACLLADEPTGNLDRKNAQNVLDMMLDLKAELDTALVVVTHDDQLAARFDRVLTMTDGRLEG; this is encoded by the coding sequence ATGAATAATCCCGTATTGGCCTGTGAGGCCGTCTGCAAAAGCTACAACGACGGCGTTTTGGACGTGCAGGTGCTCGACAATCTCGATTTGCAGGTGGACAAAGGGCAAAGCATCAGCATCATCGGCTCGTCGGGCAGCGGCAAATCCACCCTGCTGCACATCTTGGGCGGGCTGGACAAACCTACCTCCGGCCGAGTTTCCCTGCTCGGCAACGATTTGGCGCAAATGAGTCAGAAAGATTTGAGCGCCCTGCGCAACCGCCGTCTCGGCTTTGTCTACCAGTTCCACCACCTTTTGCCCGAATTCTCCGCGTTGGAAAACGTGATGATGCCGCTCCTCATCGGCAAAACGCCCAAAGACGAAGCACGCAGCCGCGCCCTTGCCATGCTGGAAAAAGCCGAGCTCAAAGAGCGCGTGCAGCACCGCCCGGGCGAGCTCTCCGGCGGCGAGCGCCAGCGTGCCGCCATCGCCCGCGCCCTCGTCACCGAACCCGCCTGCCTCTTGGCCGACGAGCCCACCGGCAACCTCGACCGCAAAAACGCGCAAAACGTCCTCGACATGATGCTGGATTTGAAAGCGGAGCTGGACACCGCCCTTGTCGTCGTCACCCACGACGACCAACTCGCCGCCCGTTTCGACCGCGTGCTCACAATGACCGACGGACGGCTGGAAGGATAG
- a CDS encoding DUF2788 domain-containing protein — protein MSEAEFTAWAMRICLTVLVIFLGFIVYDLGKKSNAGKFGMFILFFVLGLGVFGFLFKELLIGFLMKK, from the coding sequence ATGAGCGAAGCGGAATTCACCGCCTGGGCAATGCGTATCTGCCTCACCGTCCTCGTTATCTTCCTCGGCTTCATCGTTTACGACCTCGGCAAAAAATCCAACGCCGGCAAATTCGGCATGTTCATCCTCTTCTTCGTCCTCGGCCTCGGCGTGTTCGGCTTCCTGTTCAAAGAACTGCTGATCGGCTTTCTGATGAAGAAATAA